The following are from one region of the Sandaracinus amylolyticus genome:
- a CDS encoding hotdog fold thioesterase, producing MPTSPDELERRLAFVRRLMDEAIPFSRVLGLRVRELTRGRAVFEVPYKPELIGDPDRPALHGGVLSAVADTAGGCAVWTTVGESDRVSTIDLRVDYLRPGRLEPFHAIASVLRVGNRVGVANVILVHPSAPDEPIAEAKGVYSVKRAGD from the coding sequence ATGCCGACGAGCCCCGACGAGCTGGAGCGCCGACTCGCGTTCGTCCGCCGCCTGATGGACGAGGCGATCCCGTTCAGTCGCGTCCTCGGCCTGCGCGTCCGTGAGCTCACCCGTGGGCGCGCGGTGTTCGAGGTGCCGTACAAGCCGGAGCTGATCGGGGATCCCGATCGGCCCGCGCTGCACGGCGGCGTGCTCTCCGCGGTCGCCGACACCGCGGGTGGCTGCGCGGTCTGGACGACGGTCGGCGAGAGCGATCGTGTGTCGACGATCGACCTGCGCGTGGACTACCTGCGCCCGGGTCGGCTCGAGCCCTTCCACGCGATCGCGAGCGTGCTCCGGGTGGGGAACAGGGTCGGCGTCGCGAACGTCATCCTCGTCCACCCGAGCGCCCCCGACGAGCCGATCGCCGAGGCGAAGGGCGTCTATTCCGTGAAGCGCGCGGGCGATTGA
- the argJ gene encoding bifunctional glutamate N-acetyltransferase/amino-acid acetyltransferase ArgJ, with product MATTRRTPAPISIDVTDRPLPVPGFRLAGISAGIKANDRPDLALIVADEPVSVAGVFTKNRVQAAPVRVAKERAKAGKARAVLVNSGNANACTGKAGLDATKRTTEAVAERLGVSAKAVLPASTGVIGAVLPAETIVRASDRLIEALSIDGGADFARAIMTTDQWPKVACAQVRLGRETATVLGIAKGAGMIHPDMATTLGFVISDAGASPALLKKLLKAAIDPTFNAVSVDGDTSTNDTVLLMASGKAGSVRPGSKEAATLQAALTEVLGALAKSIVRDGEGARHVARIEVEGLANDRAARTVARTIATSPLVKTALHGRDANWGRILAAAGRAGVAFDPDRAEIRIGDETIVRGGMPVGKDAEARAATILQGAEYTIRVTLGKGRGRAHYLTCDLGPDYVAVNANYRS from the coding sequence ATGGCGACCACCCGACGCACACCCGCTCCGATCTCGATCGACGTGACCGACCGCCCGCTGCCCGTGCCCGGGTTCCGCCTCGCGGGGATCAGCGCGGGGATCAAGGCGAACGACCGTCCCGACCTCGCGTTGATCGTCGCGGACGAGCCGGTGAGCGTCGCGGGCGTGTTCACGAAGAACCGGGTGCAGGCCGCGCCGGTGCGCGTCGCGAAGGAGCGCGCGAAGGCCGGCAAGGCGCGCGCGGTGCTGGTCAACAGCGGCAACGCGAACGCGTGCACCGGCAAGGCAGGGCTGGACGCGACGAAGCGCACGACCGAAGCGGTCGCGGAGCGCCTCGGCGTCTCGGCGAAGGCGGTGCTGCCCGCCTCGACCGGCGTGATCGGCGCGGTGCTCCCGGCCGAGACGATCGTGCGCGCGAGCGATCGCCTGATCGAGGCGCTCTCGATCGACGGCGGCGCGGACTTCGCGCGCGCGATCATGACGACCGATCAGTGGCCGAAGGTCGCGTGCGCGCAGGTCCGGCTCGGACGTGAGACCGCGACCGTGCTCGGGATCGCGAAGGGCGCAGGGATGATCCATCCCGACATGGCCACGACGCTCGGCTTCGTGATCAGCGACGCGGGCGCGAGCCCGGCGCTGCTCAAGAAGCTGCTCAAGGCCGCGATCGATCCGACGTTCAACGCGGTGAGCGTCGACGGTGATACCAGTACGAACGACACGGTGCTGCTCATGGCGTCGGGCAAGGCGGGCTCGGTGCGCCCGGGCTCGAAGGAGGCCGCGACGCTCCAGGCCGCGCTGACCGAGGTGCTCGGCGCGCTCGCGAAGAGCATCGTGCGCGACGGCGAAGGCGCGCGACACGTGGCGCGCATCGAGGTCGAAGGTCTCGCGAACGATCGCGCGGCGCGCACGGTCGCGCGCACGATCGCGACCTCTCCGCTGGTGAAGACCGCGCTGCACGGGCGCGATGCGAACTGGGGGCGCATCCTCGCGGCGGCGGGCCGCGCGGGTGTCGCGTTCGATCCGGATCGCGCGGAGATCCGGATCGGAGACGAGACCATCGTGCGCGGCGGGATGCCGGTCGGGAAGGACGCCGAGGCGCGCGCCGCGACGATCCTTCAGGGCGCCGAGTACACGATCCGCGTGACGCTCGGGAAGGGCCGCGGGCGCGCGCACTACCTCACGTGCGACCTCGGGCCCGACTACGTCGCGGTGAACGCGAACTACCGGAGCTGA
- a CDS encoding serine/threonine-protein kinase gives MAGPREELGPYRIVRKIAVGGMAEIYLARQRGIEGLERTVVLKQILEKHEQNEEFVTMFLDEARLMAALSHPNIAQVFDLGKVDDTHYLVMEYVRGPTLHQILGAAQRASMPGLPEKPALGIALRVAEALHYVHERRDDLGRPLGIVHRDLNPANVVVSYDGSVKLIDFGIAKAATKVYETRTGVIKGTYGYIAPEALTGTAPVDRRADVFALGILLYEMLVGKHPFDVSDEPNLLDRILEARYKRPRDVRPSIPGALDRLIARCLAPHPEGRPESVQKLIDELAAHMSERGIVPTQVDLAALARDLVPDEEGPQPLRRPTSVKPRPVFPRGEARDGGTRKVSSSAPPPEDEPTRRAMPLLRPDATPPRSLDGTRKVGLPPRSSSPPPAPGAVEPTPHPRIDESISHDAATRPPRRGPSPATISTELDEPTVPAGKRPPIEPEEPTQAVPPRVPVPALPPPPFDRAVETTMRLRPAARTIPPLLGAFGLIAAGTLAFLAARVLAGGTPPPEASAVVPPVGPEATPTELATIDAGSSSARALHVISEPPGAHVVVDGVDVQARTPAVLSADPRLPAVFLHVSLEGYAPQTRQVSTTIGEARFVLTPLAYDAGAAEVDAGTTTTATRAPAAPIRRGGRRGQLR, from the coding sequence GTGGCCGGCCCCAGGGAAGAGCTCGGACCTTATCGCATCGTCCGCAAGATCGCGGTCGGTGGGATGGCGGAGATCTATCTCGCGCGACAGCGCGGGATCGAGGGGCTCGAGCGCACGGTCGTGCTCAAGCAGATCCTCGAGAAGCACGAGCAGAACGAGGAGTTCGTCACGATGTTCCTCGACGAGGCGCGGCTCATGGCCGCGCTCTCGCATCCGAACATCGCGCAGGTGTTCGACCTCGGGAAGGTCGACGACACGCACTACCTCGTCATGGAGTACGTGCGCGGGCCGACGCTGCACCAGATCCTCGGCGCGGCCCAGCGGGCGTCGATGCCGGGGCTGCCGGAGAAGCCCGCGCTCGGGATCGCGCTGCGCGTCGCGGAGGCGCTGCACTACGTCCACGAGCGCCGAGACGACCTGGGCCGACCGCTCGGGATCGTGCACCGCGATCTCAACCCCGCGAACGTCGTCGTCTCGTACGACGGCTCGGTGAAGCTGATCGACTTCGGCATCGCGAAGGCGGCGACGAAGGTCTACGAGACGCGCACCGGCGTCATCAAAGGCACCTACGGGTACATCGCGCCCGAGGCGCTCACGGGCACCGCGCCCGTCGATCGTCGCGCCGACGTGTTCGCGCTCGGGATCCTCCTCTACGAGATGCTCGTCGGGAAGCATCCGTTCGACGTCAGCGACGAGCCGAACCTGCTCGATCGCATCCTCGAGGCTCGCTACAAGCGGCCGCGCGACGTGCGCCCCTCGATCCCCGGCGCGCTCGATCGTCTGATCGCGCGCTGCCTCGCGCCGCACCCCGAGGGCCGGCCCGAGTCGGTGCAGAAGCTCATCGACGAGCTCGCGGCGCACATGAGCGAGCGCGGCATCGTGCCGACGCAGGTCGATCTCGCGGCGCTCGCGCGCGACCTCGTGCCCGACGAAGAAGGCCCGCAGCCCCTGCGCCGGCCGACCTCGGTGAAGCCGCGCCCGGTCTTCCCGCGCGGCGAAGCGCGCGACGGCGGGACGCGCAAGGTGTCGAGCTCCGCCCCGCCGCCCGAGGACGAGCCCACGCGACGCGCGATGCCGCTGCTGCGCCCCGACGCGACGCCTCCGCGCTCGCTCGACGGCACGCGGAAGGTCGGCCTGCCGCCGCGCAGCTCGTCGCCGCCGCCCGCGCCCGGCGCGGTCGAGCCCACGCCGCACCCGAGGATCGACGAGTCGATCTCCCACGACGCCGCGACCCGTCCGCCGCGTCGTGGCCCCTCGCCCGCGACGATCAGCACCGAGCTCGACGAGCCCACGGTGCCCGCGGGCAAGCGCCCGCCGATCGAGCCGGAGGAGCCGACCCAGGCGGTCCCGCCGCGCGTGCCGGTGCCGGCGCTCCCCCCGCCGCCCTTCGATCGCGCGGTCGAGACCACGATGCGGCTCCGGCCCGCGGCGCGCACGATCCCGCCGCTGCTCGGCGCGTTCGGGCTGATCGCGGCGGGCACCCTCGCCTTCCTCGCGGCGCGTGTGCTCGCGGGAGGCACGCCGCCGCCCGAGGCATCGGCCGTGGTCCCGCCGGTCGGGCCCGAGGCGACGCCGACCGAGCTCGCGACGATCGACGCGGGGAGCTCGTCGGCGCGTGCGCTCCACGTGATCTCGGAGCCGCCCGGCGCGCACGTCGTGGTCGACGGCGTCGACGTGCAGGCGCGCACGCCCGCGGTGCTCTCCGCGGATCCCCGGCTCCCCGCGGTGTTCCTGCACGTGTCGCTCGAGGGATACGCACCGCAGACGCGGCAGGTATCGACCACGATCGGCGAGGCACGCTTCGTCCTCACGCCGCTCGCCTACGACGCGGGCGCGGCCGAGGTCGACGCGGGCACGACGACGACCGCCACGCGCGCGCCCGCCGCACCGATCCGGCGCGGCGGGCGTCGCGGTCAGCTCCGGTAG
- a CDS encoding FHA domain-containing protein, which produces MSGSTRAPGSPMGDASHGEPHAGPRRGDAFVDRLADRLTAAHPPPPLDPSAADDGRAIETIPPRSRIAVEASDVRRMPDDRDDAIDFPPAGPSQPPDAFSEFEEDDLVNEHTAIDDRDGLLSESTQIYDEAPPMPVLFVESGRDQGREYVLVEGETTVGRGIDNEVILADVSVSRRHLKVVRESNVLVLRDMGSGNGTMVNGRRVSSVTLSEGDRIELGETVLVVRVPGAELAPASTSEPEVVRPPEHTTDEIMRSAGPSFEMPLSTHSEWGSLPPVAGGPSIPPPPPSSTAWVGSNERTGSVVLDRRTLLISAAGIAVGAAVLGALVVAVVMRGGGTQPQPVASTLPVETAPVAVPAYVPPVATIPTVAVQPVAPPPPVAPIPAVNPVVAAEPVVEAAVEPEPAAEEEAEPAPRLRGARPVRARPTRSTARVEPARSAPARGARGGDTVLSAYRSGDFASASRAARAGGQGALATQIDQFATHYRAAQGASRGSAQAISALERAIAIDNQIVRGGHYGARLRPQLVAAYLDSAQSAIGSRPQDACRRVQLALRLDDGARATSLGRQCEQRAQSLLGEAQGVERNDASRAIALYRAILPMVPSSSATYTRARQRIDALSRTRSVDEDE; this is translated from the coding sequence ATGAGCGGGTCCACGCGCGCGCCCGGTTCGCCGATGGGCGATGCCTCGCACGGCGAGCCCCATGCCGGGCCTCGTCGAGGGGATGCGTTCGTCGATCGACTCGCAGATCGCCTCACCGCGGCGCATCCGCCGCCGCCCCTCGATCCCTCGGCCGCGGACGACGGGCGGGCGATCGAGACGATCCCGCCACGCTCGCGGATCGCGGTCGAGGCGAGCGACGTGCGGCGCATGCCCGACGATCGCGACGACGCGATCGACTTCCCTCCGGCCGGTCCCTCGCAGCCGCCCGACGCGTTCTCCGAGTTCGAGGAGGACGATCTCGTCAACGAGCACACCGCGATCGACGATCGCGACGGGCTGCTCAGCGAGAGCACGCAGATCTACGACGAGGCGCCGCCGATGCCGGTGCTCTTCGTCGAGTCGGGGCGCGATCAGGGCCGCGAGTACGTGCTGGTCGAGGGCGAGACGACGGTCGGTCGCGGGATCGACAACGAGGTGATCCTCGCCGACGTCTCGGTGTCGCGCCGACACCTCAAGGTCGTGCGCGAGAGCAACGTGCTGGTGCTGCGCGACATGGGCAGCGGCAACGGCACGATGGTCAACGGCCGTCGCGTGAGCTCGGTGACGCTCTCGGAGGGCGATCGCATCGAGCTCGGCGAGACCGTGCTGGTGGTGCGGGTGCCGGGCGCGGAGCTCGCGCCGGCGAGCACGTCCGAGCCCGAGGTGGTGCGCCCGCCCGAGCACACGACCGACGAGATCATGCGCTCGGCGGGCCCGTCGTTCGAGATGCCGCTCTCGACGCACAGCGAGTGGGGATCGCTGCCGCCCGTCGCGGGCGGGCCTTCGATCCCTCCTCCTCCACCGTCGTCGACTGCGTGGGTCGGCTCGAACGAGCGCACGGGGAGCGTGGTGCTCGACCGGCGCACGCTGCTGATCTCGGCGGCGGGGATCGCGGTCGGCGCCGCGGTGCTCGGTGCGCTGGTGGTCGCGGTCGTCATGCGCGGCGGCGGGACGCAGCCCCAGCCGGTCGCGTCGACGCTGCCCGTCGAGACCGCGCCCGTCGCGGTCCCCGCGTACGTGCCGCCGGTGGCGACGATCCCGACGGTCGCGGTGCAGCCGGTCGCACCGCCGCCGCCGGTCGCGCCGATCCCGGCCGTGAATCCGGTGGTCGCGGCCGAGCCGGTCGTCGAAGCGGCCGTGGAGCCCGAGCCCGCGGCAGAAGAGGAAGCGGAGCCCGCGCCGCGACTGCGCGGAGCCCGTCCCGTGCGTGCCCGACCGACGCGCAGCACCGCGCGCGTCGAGCCTGCGCGGTCCGCGCCTGCGCGCGGAGCGCGGGGTGGCGACACCGTGCTCTCGGCGTACCGCAGCGGCGACTTCGCGAGCGCATCGCGCGCCGCGCGCGCCGGCGGGCAGGGCGCGCTCGCGACGCAGATCGATCAGTTCGCGACTCACTATCGCGCCGCACAGGGCGCATCGCGCGGCTCGGCCCAGGCGATCTCCGCGCTCGAGCGTGCGATCGCGATCGACAACCAGATCGTGCGCGGCGGTCACTACGGCGCGCGACTGAGGCCTCAGCTCGTCGCCGCGTACCTCGACTCGGCGCAGTCCGCGATCGGATCGCGCCCTCAGGACGCGTGCCGCCGCGTCCAGCTCGCGCTGCGTCTCGACGACGGTGCGCGCGCCACGTCGCTCGGCCGGCAGTGCGAGCAGCGCGCGCAGTCGCTCCTCGGCGAGGCCCAGGGCGTCGAGCGCAACGACGCGAGCCGCGCGATCGCGCTCTACCGTGCGATCTTGCCGATGGTCCCCTCGAGCAGCGCGACCTACACGCGCGCGCGCCAGCGCATCGACGCGCTCTCGCGCACCCGCTCCGTCGACGAAGACGAGTAG
- a CDS encoding response regulator transcription factor, with product MADKSRQKPTILVADDDIEILALVTRHLRRMDATILEASDGEEALKVARREKPDLVVLDVMMPGMSGWEVCRAIREDASLEGTGVIMLTGIGERLNEMTSPLYGADDHLDKPFDFDELDKRVASVLQKKGHP from the coding sequence ATGGCCGACAAGAGCAGGCAGAAGCCGACCATCCTGGTCGCCGACGACGACATCGAGATCCTCGCGCTCGTGACGCGACATCTGCGTCGCATGGACGCGACCATCCTCGAGGCGTCGGATGGCGAGGAGGCGCTGAAGGTCGCGCGTCGCGAGAAGCCCGATCTCGTCGTGCTCGACGTGATGATGCCGGGCATGAGCGGCTGGGAAGTGTGCCGCGCGATCCGCGAGGACGCGTCGCTCGAGGGCACCGGCGTCATCATGCTCACCGGCATCGGTGAGCGCCTCAACGAGATGACGTCGCCGCTCTACGGGGCCGACGATCACCTCGACAAGCCGTTCGACTTCGACGAGCTCGACAAGCGCGTCGCGAGCGTGCTGCAGAAGAAGGGCCATCCCTGA
- a CDS encoding bifunctional homocysteine S-methyltransferase/methylenetetrahydrofolate reductase, with protein MAGERDLLTALSQRPVVFDGAMGTQIYERGVLYTQNFDQLCVTRADLVKSVHAGYLAAGAEVLQTNTFGANRYRLALHNLEGQLEAINRAGVRIAREVAGDQAWVAGSIGPSGKILKSVRAGELDELREAFRDQAAVLLDEGVDALILETFRQPEEVRLAIEGAKLALDATAEDKRCPIIASVSFDSFGTMADGTGPEEMAQRLVAWGADVIGVNCADGPAGVYETATKMLGAGRPIVAQPNAGLPRRVEGRFAYMATPDYFLVFARRMLKAGVRGIGGCCGTTPEHVRQMAAAARMVGATGEVGGPEIVSLAGAHELREATPQVAPGVTRISLAEKGPLGAKIGKKFVVSVEVNPPAGLSPQKALDAARMLRDGGVDVINVADGARATARMGNFALCHRIQDELGMPAIMHVTTRDRNLLGLVAHLLGCHELGLTNLVVITGDPPKMGDFPDATPVYDVDSVGLLRLIDGMNRGFDPGGKPLGGATRFLLATGAEPAAKDYQRELDRLKKKREAGAEIVMTQPVYDPDVLDRFLNDVASLEMPVLVGLLPLASYRNAEFLHNEVPGMSVPHEIRERMRKAGAGEEARREGVAIAREMLLAVKSRVAGAYIMPPLGRYELALRVIDGVV; from the coding sequence ATGGCTGGCGAACGCGATCTCCTCACTGCTCTCTCGCAGCGTCCCGTGGTGTTCGACGGGGCGATGGGCACGCAGATCTACGAGCGCGGCGTGCTCTACACGCAGAACTTCGACCAGCTCTGCGTGACGCGCGCGGATCTCGTGAAGTCGGTGCACGCGGGCTATCTCGCGGCCGGTGCGGAGGTCCTCCAGACCAACACGTTCGGCGCCAATCGCTATCGCCTCGCGCTGCACAACCTCGAGGGACAGCTCGAGGCGATCAACCGCGCCGGCGTCCGCATCGCGCGCGAGGTCGCGGGCGATCAGGCGTGGGTCGCGGGCTCGATCGGGCCGAGCGGGAAGATCCTCAAGAGCGTGCGCGCCGGTGAGCTCGACGAGCTGCGCGAGGCGTTCCGCGATCAGGCCGCGGTGCTGCTCGACGAGGGCGTCGACGCGCTGATCCTCGAGACGTTCCGCCAGCCCGAGGAGGTGCGTCTCGCGATCGAGGGCGCGAAGCTCGCGCTCGACGCGACCGCCGAGGACAAGCGCTGCCCGATCATCGCGAGCGTGTCGTTCGACTCGTTCGGCACGATGGCCGACGGCACCGGCCCCGAGGAGATGGCGCAGCGGCTGGTCGCGTGGGGCGCCGACGTGATCGGCGTGAACTGCGCCGACGGCCCTGCGGGCGTCTACGAGACCGCGACCAAGATGCTCGGCGCGGGCCGGCCGATCGTCGCGCAGCCCAACGCCGGCCTTCCGCGCCGCGTCGAGGGGCGCTTCGCGTACATGGCGACGCCCGACTACTTCCTCGTGTTCGCGCGCCGGATGCTCAAGGCGGGCGTGCGCGGCATCGGCGGTTGTTGCGGCACCACGCCCGAGCACGTGCGGCAGATGGCGGCCGCGGCGCGCATGGTCGGCGCGACGGGCGAGGTCGGCGGGCCCGAGATCGTCTCGCTCGCGGGCGCGCACGAGCTGCGCGAGGCGACGCCCCAGGTCGCGCCCGGCGTGACGCGGATCTCGCTCGCCGAGAAGGGCCCGCTCGGCGCGAAGATCGGCAAGAAGTTCGTGGTGTCGGTCGAGGTGAACCCGCCCGCGGGGCTCTCGCCGCAGAAGGCGCTCGATGCGGCTCGCATGCTGCGCGACGGGGGCGTCGACGTGATCAACGTCGCCGACGGCGCGCGCGCGACGGCGCGCATGGGCAACTTCGCGCTCTGTCACCGCATCCAGGACGAGCTCGGGATGCCGGCGATCATGCACGTGACGACGCGCGACCGGAACCTGCTCGGGCTCGTCGCGCACCTGCTCGGCTGTCACGAGCTCGGCCTCACGAACCTCGTCGTGATCACCGGCGATCCCCCGAAGATGGGCGATTTTCCCGATGCGACGCCGGTCTACGACGTGGACTCGGTCGGCCTGCTGCGGCTGATCGACGGCATGAACCGCGGGTTCGATCCCGGCGGCAAGCCGCTCGGGGGCGCGACGCGATTCCTGCTCGCGACCGGCGCCGAGCCGGCGGCGAAGGACTACCAGCGCGAGCTCGATCGCCTGAAGAAGAAGCGCGAGGCGGGCGCCGAGATCGTGATGACGCAGCCGGTCTACGATCCGGACGTGCTCGATCGCTTCCTGAACGACGTCGCGTCGCTCGAGATGCCGGTGCTCGTCGGGCTGCTGCCGCTCGCGAGCTATCGGAACGCGGAATTCCTGCACAACGAGGTGCCGGGGATGAGCGTGCCGCACGAGATCCGCGAGCGGATGCGCAAGGCGGGCGCGGGCGAGGAAGCGCGTCGCGAGGGCGTCGCGATCGCGCGCGAGATGCTGCTCGCCGTGAAGTCGCGCGTGGCCGGCGCGTACATCATGCCGCCGCTCGGGCGCTACGAGCTCGCGCTGCGCGTGATCGACGGCGTGGTGTGA
- a CDS encoding alpha/beta fold hydrolase, protein MSELHVSTVGDGDPVVLLHSGGMSSRQWRKVSERLAPSYRVIAPDFLGSGESPPHHEPFDHVQDVEAVERVIDRAGAPVHLVGHSYGGLVALTIARRRPGTILSLAVYDPVAFELVREANDAEALADLDRAARDPIFTDDARGGSAEWYRAFVEFWNGKGAWDALPEERRASFLRVGAKVYLEVRSLMRDATRADAYRAISAPTLLMHGQRSPIVAHRIVAILGRTIARASVRAIEGAGHMGPITHGDVVERAIAEHLSGAT, encoded by the coding sequence ATGAGCGAGCTCCACGTCTCGACGGTCGGCGACGGTGATCCCGTCGTCCTGCTCCACAGCGGCGGGATGTCGTCGCGTCAGTGGCGGAAGGTCTCGGAGCGCCTCGCGCCTTCGTACCGCGTGATCGCGCCGGATTTCCTGGGGTCGGGCGAGAGCCCGCCGCACCACGAGCCCTTCGATCACGTGCAGGACGTCGAGGCGGTCGAGCGCGTGATCGATCGCGCCGGTGCGCCGGTGCACCTCGTGGGGCACTCGTACGGCGGGCTCGTCGCGCTCACGATCGCGCGGCGTCGCCCGGGCACGATCCTCTCGCTCGCGGTCTACGATCCGGTCGCGTTCGAGCTGGTGCGCGAGGCGAACGACGCGGAGGCGCTCGCCGATCTCGATCGGGCGGCGCGCGATCCGATCTTCACCGACGACGCGCGCGGCGGCAGCGCGGAGTGGTACCGCGCGTTCGTCGAGTTCTGGAACGGGAAGGGCGCGTGGGACGCGCTGCCCGAGGAGCGACGCGCGTCGTTCCTGCGCGTGGGCGCGAAGGTGTACCTCGAGGTGCGATCACTGATGCGCGACGCGACGCGCGCGGACGCGTACCGCGCGATCAGCGCGCCCACGCTGCTGATGCACGGTCAGCGATCGCCGATCGTCGCGCATCGCATCGTCGCGATCCTCGGGCGCACGATCGCGCGTGCCTCGGTGCGTGCGATCGAGGGCGCCGGGCACATGGGGCCGATCACGCACGGCGACGTGGTGGAGCGCGCGATCGCGGAGCATCTGTCGGGGGCGACGTGA
- a CDS encoding alpha/beta fold hydrolase — MRRAIVALTVLLASCAGAPSVQPSPRGLDAQLTTFPYPHEVRMHPIVMQGHALEMAYMDVAPSGPARGTVVLLHGKNFSGAYWARTIDALVALGFRVIAPDQIGFGRSSKPIDVQYSLHTMARHTLDLLDARGVQGVAVVGHSMGGMLATRIALVAPDRVERLALVSPIGLEDWQRVAPYATVDALYQQERRRTPDDVRGYMRDAYFAGRWDPSYEALVAIQVGWLEGPDANVIARVSALTSDMIFTQPVVHEFGDLRVPTLLVIGQRDRTALGRDRASAEVAATLGDHPALGRRAAEAIPGARLVELDDVGHVPHFEAFDRFFEPLSSFLTDER, encoded by the coding sequence GTGAGGCGCGCGATCGTCGCGCTGACGGTGTTGCTCGCGTCGTGTGCAGGGGCCCCGTCGGTGCAGCCGAGCCCGCGCGGTCTCGACGCGCAGCTCACGACGTTCCCCTATCCGCACGAGGTGCGGATGCATCCGATCGTGATGCAGGGGCATGCGCTCGAGATGGCGTACATGGACGTCGCGCCCTCGGGGCCGGCGCGCGGAACGGTCGTGCTCCTGCACGGGAAGAACTTCTCGGGCGCGTACTGGGCGCGCACCATCGATGCGCTCGTCGCGCTCGGCTTCCGCGTGATCGCGCCGGATCAGATCGGGTTCGGTCGATCGAGCAAGCCGATCGACGTGCAGTACTCGCTGCACACGATGGCGCGTCACACCCTCGATCTGCTCGACGCGCGCGGCGTGCAGGGCGTCGCGGTGGTCGGGCACTCGATGGGCGGGATGCTCGCGACGCGGATCGCGCTGGTCGCGCCCGATCGCGTCGAGCGGCTCGCGCTGGTGAGCCCGATCGGGCTCGAGGACTGGCAGCGCGTCGCGCCCTACGCGACCGTCGACGCGCTCTACCAACAAGAGCGACGGCGCACGCCCGACGACGTGCGCGGCTACATGCGCGACGCGTACTTCGCGGGCCGGTGGGACCCCTCGTACGAGGCGCTCGTCGCGATCCAGGTGGGCTGGCTCGAGGGGCCCGACGCCAACGTGATCGCGCGCGTCTCCGCGCTCACCAGCGACATGATCTTCACGCAGCCGGTGGTGCACGAATTCGGCGATCTGCGCGTGCCGACGTTGCTCGTGATCGGACAGCGCGATCGCACCGCGCTCGGTCGGGATCGTGCGAGCGCCGAGGTCGCGGCGACGCTCGGCGACCATCCCGCGCTCGGTCGTCGCGCGGCCGAGGCCATCCCCGGCGCGCGTCTGGTCGAGCTCGACGACGTCGGGCACGTGCCGCACTTCGAGGCGTTCGATCGGTTCTTCGAGCCGCTCTCGTCGTTCCTGACGGACGAGCGATGA
- a CDS encoding zinc-binding dehydrogenase, whose protein sequence is MLALNLSYLFEERAILHEGMRDLLDAFARGELVAPPITRFALDDVADAHRAIETGTTVGKLVLVPS, encoded by the coding sequence GTGCTCGCGCTCAACCTCAGCTATTTGTTCGAGGAGCGCGCGATCCTCCACGAGGGCATGCGCGATCTGCTCGATGCCTTCGCGCGCGGGGAGCTCGTCGCGCCGCCGATCACGCGCTTCGCGCTCGACGACGTGGCGGACGCGCATCGCGCGATCGAGACGGGGACGACCGTCGGCAAGCTCGTGCTCGTGCCGTCGTGA